In Corynebacterium endometrii, one DNA window encodes the following:
- a CDS encoding M23 family metallopeptidase, which yields MKRNHRARTAAVAGALALATAVASTTGVSMAAANQPAASVDLSTGSSQPTISGVNPSGLLKAAVGLAQTATGLASGAVVPQIKQSDGEITIVLDPSAIPGLADAFAPAIPTQLSPVRGQDAAGRTVVFPTSGTLTSTYGMRWGAMHNGIDVANPIGTPIYSIMDGTVINSGPAQGYGNWIRVQHDDGSISVYGHMQASSLLVNVGDRVSAGQQIAAIGNEGRSTGPHLHFEIWPDGVSPADPQAWFAARGINV from the coding sequence ATGAAGCGCAATCACCGCGCACGCACCGCCGCAGTTGCCGGGGCTTTGGCTCTAGCTACCGCCGTTGCGTCCACCACCGGAGTCTCAATGGCCGCCGCCAATCAGCCAGCGGCGAGCGTGGACCTCTCCACCGGTTCCTCACAGCCAACCATTAGCGGCGTCAATCCAAGCGGCCTGCTCAAGGCAGCCGTTGGCCTGGCCCAAACCGCGACGGGCCTTGCCTCCGGAGCGGTGGTACCGCAGATCAAGCAGTCCGATGGGGAAATCACCATCGTGCTGGACCCGTCCGCCATCCCGGGACTTGCCGACGCTTTTGCTCCGGCCATCCCCACACAGCTCTCTCCAGTACGCGGCCAGGACGCTGCGGGGCGCACCGTGGTGTTCCCTACCTCCGGCACGCTGACGTCCACGTACGGCATGCGCTGGGGTGCGATGCACAACGGTATTGACGTAGCCAACCCAATCGGTACGCCAATCTATTCCATCATGGACGGCACGGTCATCAACTCCGGCCCCGCCCAGGGGTACGGCAACTGGATTCGCGTCCAGCACGATGACGGTTCTATCTCGGTGTACGGCCACATGCAGGCCTCATCCCTGCTAGTTAACGTAGGTGACCGCGTCTCCGCAGGCCAGCAAATCGCCGCCATTGGTAATGAGGGAAGGTCTACCGGACCTCACCTGCACTTCGAAATCTGGCCGGATGGCGTCAGCCCTGCTGACCCGCAGGCTTGGTTTGCGGCCCGAGGCATCAACGTCTAG
- a CDS encoding ABC transporter permease, with amino-acid sequence MSVFNSAVAATRPMRRDMFRAPWRLLAAVLLVALPVGFLVYASLTSRGVTTVVNSFSPSTVASYSGGTCTQSVDGYQAECRNEDGSPSAGLQALLEENLPAGFRVHRVDTGNVTLTHEARSAAVQMAQHTPDTFSTLAPVLPGPGEVYLPAHVTKALRVDKGDRITAALADGTTIQLTVLGTGPGSSAWVTSPTLRALNAPVTPSEEIDAATQWSITGPSPLTWAHVKALNKAGFVVRSEELMDNPPPASERYSAYEFADTAARSGGILGELWAVVTWASMYGIGLLLVLLLISPVFALALNRHTRMFALMSTQGSTPGQIALAVLTYALFAGLLGATLGGCVGGIAGSIHWSLTYPGWDLEAYVPTLMLIWLTAILGAVAVAFIPARLAARSALAAALGGAEPDRIVHWRRWMAYGPAILVVLAVLAWASTFEPLRPILRPMVLGPTPVLISLIAIAASAPALTFGKSQLLRKAGLTGRFAGRGLLRSSMRSIPAIAAITAFTFTAVLVTTDANSHSRKDKTLSQLFHPGEVALITSEGSKSPREDSQRALEILGRNATVTRSWELEGVFESSYFDTPHGASLQFDFPGGPELEGACHWVGSPSDGYYQAADGGDPRTDPGAADACLPLMRDIYSSGPLETSGISAIIVDESNLDLWTFESPADRQLALTTLRRGGIVTSKDGVVSQTPQKTVIGVNGQFDTPEDWTPHEVLAVAALPAKSTPLLVSREAARSLGLPVGYVGTAALLTEYPPQQDRIYEQVNERFPNTFIRYTSYSSNNGWIVALWVGAISLVALVLIIALSAQSIRREDSVLHAVGAHPGMTAKIAALQSWAVGTAAMFAGVLSGHLAVVLSASRNSYNINGDLLEYGQLAFFRPDWWLIGTAVVVPLIAAGIAWMVHRPRESQPLLARDRATDRFLG; translated from the coding sequence ATGTCCGTCTTTAATTCCGCCGTAGCGGCCACTAGGCCCATGCGCCGCGACATGTTCCGTGCCCCGTGGCGCCTGCTGGCAGCGGTCCTCCTAGTAGCCTTGCCCGTTGGCTTTTTGGTATACGCCTCTCTCACGTCCCGGGGCGTAACTACCGTGGTAAACTCCTTCAGCCCTTCCACGGTGGCGAGCTACTCCGGCGGCACGTGCACCCAATCCGTCGATGGTTACCAAGCGGAGTGTAGGAATGAAGATGGTTCACCGTCCGCTGGGCTGCAAGCGTTGCTCGAGGAAAACCTGCCCGCCGGCTTCCGGGTTCACCGCGTGGATACTGGGAATGTAACGTTGACCCACGAAGCGCGGTCCGCCGCCGTGCAGATGGCTCAACACACCCCTGATACTTTTAGCACTCTTGCGCCGGTTTTACCTGGTCCCGGTGAAGTCTATCTTCCGGCTCATGTCACAAAGGCTCTGCGCGTCGATAAGGGGGACCGCATCACTGCCGCCTTGGCCGACGGCACCACCATCCAGCTCACCGTTCTTGGTACCGGCCCAGGTTCCAGTGCATGGGTGACCAGCCCGACGCTACGCGCACTCAACGCGCCGGTAACTCCCTCTGAGGAGATTGATGCCGCTACCCAGTGGTCCATCACCGGGCCAAGTCCACTTACCTGGGCCCATGTAAAAGCCTTGAATAAAGCCGGGTTTGTTGTTCGCTCCGAGGAGCTCATGGATAACCCTCCACCGGCTTCCGAACGCTACTCCGCCTACGAATTTGCAGACACCGCCGCCAGATCGGGCGGAATCTTAGGTGAACTCTGGGCTGTGGTCACGTGGGCCTCCATGTACGGCATTGGGCTGCTGCTTGTCCTCCTTTTAATCTCCCCCGTCTTTGCCCTGGCTTTAAACCGCCACACGCGCATGTTCGCGCTGATGTCCACTCAGGGCTCAACGCCCGGTCAAATTGCTCTAGCCGTACTTACCTATGCCCTGTTCGCTGGGTTGCTTGGCGCAACCTTGGGAGGTTGCGTGGGCGGAATTGCAGGCTCGATCCACTGGTCGTTGACCTATCCAGGCTGGGACCTTGAGGCATACGTGCCAACGCTAATGCTGATCTGGCTCACTGCCATACTTGGCGCGGTTGCTGTTGCGTTTATTCCGGCGCGCCTTGCAGCGCGATCAGCGCTAGCCGCCGCCCTCGGTGGCGCCGAACCGGACCGAATTGTCCATTGGAGGAGGTGGATGGCCTATGGACCAGCGATTCTCGTGGTGCTGGCGGTCCTAGCATGGGCAAGTACTTTTGAACCGTTGCGCCCTATATTACGACCCATGGTCTTAGGCCCAACCCCGGTCTTAATATCCCTTATAGCAATCGCAGCGTCCGCGCCAGCCTTAACCTTTGGTAAATCTCAGCTCCTTAGAAAGGCGGGCCTTACAGGTCGATTCGCCGGCCGAGGCCTCCTGCGCTCTTCCATGCGCTCCATCCCGGCTATCGCGGCGATTACCGCTTTCACGTTCACCGCAGTTCTTGTAACCACTGACGCCAATTCCCATTCCCGGAAGGATAAAACTCTATCGCAGTTGTTCCACCCGGGCGAGGTTGCGTTGATCACCTCCGAAGGATCCAAGTCCCCGCGCGAAGATTCTCAAAGAGCGCTGGAAATCCTTGGGCGCAATGCGACGGTCACCCGCTCCTGGGAGCTGGAGGGGGTCTTCGAATCCTCCTATTTCGATACACCCCATGGTGCGAGCCTTCAGTTCGATTTCCCCGGTGGCCCCGAGTTGGAGGGTGCCTGCCACTGGGTAGGTAGCCCAAGCGATGGTTACTACCAGGCTGCGGATGGCGGGGATCCGCGAACGGATCCCGGGGCCGCGGATGCCTGCCTGCCCCTCATGCGTGATATCTACTCGTCCGGCCCGTTGGAGACCTCGGGGATATCGGCCATAATCGTGGATGAATCCAACCTCGATTTATGGACCTTTGAATCCCCGGCGGACCGTCAACTCGCGCTAACGACTCTACGCCGGGGTGGAATTGTTACCTCCAAAGATGGCGTAGTTAGCCAGACCCCGCAGAAAACCGTAATCGGGGTAAACGGCCAGTTCGATACCCCCGAAGACTGGACCCCGCACGAGGTCCTTGCCGTGGCGGCATTGCCGGCGAAGTCCACCCCACTACTCGTTTCTCGCGAGGCAGCCCGCAGTCTGGGACTCCCCGTGGGATACGTAGGCACCGCTGCATTGCTCACCGAATACCCGCCACAACAGGACCGTATCTATGAGCAGGTAAATGAACGTTTCCCCAACACTTTCATTCGCTATACCAGTTACTCTTCGAATAACGGATGGATAGTGGCGCTTTGGGTTGGCGCGATAAGCTTAGTTGCATTGGTACTTATCATTGCGTTAAGCGCACAAAGCATCCGCCGTGAGGATAGTGTGCTTCACGCAGTTGGCGCACATCCCGGTATGACAGCCAAGATCGCGGCGCTGCAGTCGTGGGCTGTGGGCACCGCGGCGATGTTCGCGGGCGTACTTAGTGGACACCTGGCTGTGGTCTTGAGCGCATCGCGCAATAGCTACAACATCAACGGCGATCTATTGGAATACGGCCAGCTGGCATTCTTCCGCCCGGATTGGTGGCTCATTGGAACGGCAGTGGTGGTGCCACTTATAGCCGCCGGAATTGCCTGGATGGTCCACCGCCCCCGCGAGTCTCAACCGTTACTCGCCCGCGATCGCGCAACGGACCGATTCTTAGGTTAA
- a CDS encoding ABC transporter ATP-binding protein translates to MTQPNPPTFPIELQDISCTFGEGARKVTALDSVNLVLHPRELVAVMGPSGSGKSTLLNVAGLLQPPTAGRVIIEGHNAAEMSQKRTAELRRRHLGFVCQNFNLVSSLSVLENVTLPLELDGMPASQCRRLAEPALEEVGLAGVGDRFPEEISGGQAQRVAIARALIGPRRILLADEPTGALDTATSDEVMKVLRGRIDAGAAGLLVTHEPRFAAYADRVVMVRDGRITREK, encoded by the coding sequence ATGACTCAACCCAATCCCCCAACCTTCCCCATTGAGTTGCAGGATATCTCCTGTACATTCGGTGAGGGCGCTCGCAAAGTAACGGCCCTAGACTCCGTCAATCTCGTCCTCCATCCACGTGAACTAGTGGCGGTAATGGGACCATCCGGTTCGGGTAAATCGACGCTACTGAACGTCGCCGGGCTGCTCCAACCACCTACGGCTGGCCGTGTGATTATCGAAGGCCACAACGCGGCCGAAATGTCCCAAAAACGCACCGCTGAGCTTCGCCGCCGCCACCTTGGATTTGTCTGTCAAAATTTCAACCTGGTCTCTTCGTTAAGCGTCTTAGAAAACGTAACTCTCCCACTCGAGCTTGACGGCATGCCTGCTTCACAGTGTCGCCGACTAGCTGAACCCGCCCTAGAGGAGGTTGGCCTAGCCGGGGTGGGGGATCGCTTTCCAGAGGAAATCTCCGGTGGCCAGGCCCAACGCGTGGCCATTGCTAGGGCGTTGATTGGCCCCCGCCGCATCCTTTTGGCGGACGAACCCACAGGAGCGCTCGATACCGCTACCTCCGATGAGGTTATGAAAGTATTGCGCGGACGCATCGATGCCGGCGCAGCCGGGTTGCTCGTGACCCACGAACCCCGCTTCGCCGCTTACGCAGACCGTGTGGTCATGGTCCGCGACGGCCGAATTACGCGAGAGAAGTAA
- a CDS encoding PadR family transcriptional regulator: MSLNMRGQCLVSVKHSFLALLREAPRSAAQARKAFELKLGGLYSLNMGQVTQTLARLERDGLVTISGKTISSNGRHADLYEITPAGLRELDSWWSETVTTAATDRDELVIKFALAAQHDGRDGIDFIEILDAQRYAALRALRSLNRQADETASNRNSHRLAIEKRIFELEAQLRWLDRIESLPAPQAPPNFFSQED, translated from the coding sequence ATGAGCTTGAATATGAGAGGACAATGCCTTGTGTCAGTCAAGCATTCCTTCTTGGCGCTCCTGAGGGAAGCGCCGCGCAGTGCGGCACAAGCCCGCAAAGCGTTCGAGTTAAAACTCGGGGGCTTATACTCGCTCAACATGGGCCAGGTAACCCAAACCCTGGCTCGCCTCGAACGGGATGGCCTAGTCACGATCAGCGGGAAGACCATCAGCTCCAATGGTCGGCACGCGGACCTCTATGAAATAACCCCGGCTGGGTTAAGGGAGCTTGACTCTTGGTGGTCAGAAACCGTTACCACGGCGGCCACGGATCGCGATGAGCTGGTGATTAAGTTTGCCCTCGCTGCGCAGCACGACGGCCGGGATGGCATTGACTTCATCGAAATTCTTGACGCTCAACGCTACGCCGCACTCCGCGCGCTTCGCTCCCTTAATAGGCAAGCCGATGAAACAGCTAGCAACCGCAACTCCCACCGGCTGGCAATCGAGAAACGCATTTTCGAACTAGAAGCCCAATTGCGATGGCTTGACCGCATCGAGTCCCTGCCGGCACCCCAGGCACCGCCCAATTTCTTCTCGCAGGAGGATTAA
- a CDS encoding M23 family metallopeptidase: protein MRSKTQRSAGRHRKVTPAQTAKGRMALVAAAAGAVSTAGAGGAVAAQLQATPQEETKAQSLEFNLTNNSNPLEQAEQAVSDAAEDASAAVQDAAATAPQILAVAETKPVLNLNEQLNKAVVAAKERAAADLAARAPSVVRPAEGIFTSGFGPRWGTFHAGIDIANGEGTPILAIMDGLVIDSGPASGYGNWIRIKHDDGSISVYGHMSSLAVAVGERVHAGQNIAGMGNLGFSTGTHLHFEIHPSGQGATDPIAWFAERGISIS from the coding sequence ATGCGAAGCAAGACTCAGCGCAGCGCAGGTCGTCACCGTAAAGTAACACCCGCGCAGACCGCTAAGGGCCGCATGGCCCTTGTCGCAGCAGCAGCCGGTGCAGTATCTACCGCTGGTGCTGGCGGAGCAGTTGCAGCCCAGCTACAGGCTACCCCGCAGGAAGAGACCAAGGCGCAGAGCCTCGAGTTCAACCTGACTAACAACTCCAATCCCCTTGAGCAGGCTGAGCAGGCCGTATCTGACGCGGCTGAAGACGCTAGCGCAGCCGTGCAGGACGCTGCCGCAACTGCACCCCAGATCCTGGCAGTGGCCGAGACCAAGCCGGTCCTCAACCTCAACGAACAGCTCAACAAGGCCGTGGTCGCCGCTAAGGAACGTGCGGCAGCGGACTTGGCAGCACGCGCCCCTTCCGTAGTCCGTCCGGCAGAAGGCATCTTCACCTCCGGATTCGGCCCACGCTGGGGCACTTTCCACGCGGGCATCGATATTGCCAATGGTGAGGGCACCCCGATTCTGGCAATTATGGACGGCCTGGTAATCGATTCCGGCCCTGCATCCGGCTACGGCAACTGGATCCGCATCAAGCATGATGATGGTTCCATCTCCGTCTACGGCCACATGTCCTCCCTCGCCGTAGCGGTTGGCGAGCGCGTACACGCCGGCCAGAACATCGCAGGAATGGGCAACCTTGGATTCTCAACCGGCACCCACCTGCACTTTGAGATTCACCCATCCGGCCAAGGCGCCACTGACCCGATCGCCTGGTTCGCAGAGCGCGGCATTTCCATCTCCTAA
- a CDS encoding cell division protein PerM, whose protein sequence is MSRNTSPQSRATSGPRPSRGRLGKGSISEPAARVAHKAGAQSAARRRNAPTTLGGRIRRLGLIVGIPHVAAILSIIVIAFAVCLFTGAPMAWLPTAIAMCLMVVNLVPLSAGGVTISVVPALPALILGLLLAGRIRRAFATKATIKDLLICLAWVIGLPIVIVLVAWLMLWDAGKVYDVAPPSLLAALPRVVVLHGAAMVLGMGPKLWEALLSRYKVPVFVPQGATAAARIMMWLAAAGFAVVIVALPFSIGRQQEILNAYPNIDAPGIAALYVLSVLYLPNAVLNALAIIIGSELNFGGASLSLFSVHTVPFPPVPLLGLIPGQVHAWALALMAIAMGVVLYVLIRSRVGILHSLVAGVSAAALMAGAVYLGSGDLAAYGYVGPTFLSAVGLVAIWVAVLGVAAAAVFMFVLWRNGAVPSVAAAERRAEEQSNGSEGPDLDSEEESLTASESHEATGDAGATVDGELVDEEAPRAEGPLPAAAEDGDGRNPAVHRPGEEDESRGGLEEGSDTDGLADEDPEPEPQSADPEALDAETPDAETPDAETPDAETPDAEIQDTETPADETRGGHPGLELPQEKPEKG, encoded by the coding sequence ATGAGTAGAAACACCAGCCCCCAGTCGCGAGCCACCTCTGGTCCACGCCCTTCTCGTGGGCGCCTAGGGAAAGGCTCTATTTCTGAGCCTGCAGCGCGCGTTGCCCACAAGGCTGGCGCGCAATCCGCGGCGAGACGTAGAAACGCGCCAACGACGCTAGGCGGGCGCATTCGCCGCCTAGGCCTCATCGTGGGTATTCCGCACGTAGCGGCCATCTTAAGCATCATCGTCATTGCCTTTGCGGTGTGCCTTTTTACCGGCGCGCCGATGGCGTGGCTGCCCACCGCCATCGCAATGTGCCTGATGGTGGTCAATCTCGTGCCCCTGAGCGCCGGCGGCGTCACCATATCGGTGGTGCCGGCGCTGCCCGCGTTAATCCTGGGCCTGCTGCTGGCGGGCCGGATTAGAAGGGCGTTCGCTACCAAAGCGACGATTAAAGACCTGCTGATTTGCCTGGCGTGGGTGATCGGCCTGCCCATAGTGATTGTGCTTGTCGCATGGCTTATGTTGTGGGATGCCGGCAAGGTATATGACGTGGCCCCGCCATCGCTTCTCGCCGCGTTACCAAGGGTGGTGGTGCTACACGGCGCGGCGATGGTATTGGGAATGGGGCCAAAGCTTTGGGAGGCTTTGCTTTCGCGTTACAAGGTTCCGGTCTTCGTCCCCCAAGGGGCCACAGCTGCCGCCCGAATCATGATGTGGTTAGCCGCGGCCGGTTTCGCCGTAGTGATAGTAGCCCTGCCATTTAGCATTGGCCGGCAGCAGGAAATTCTCAATGCATATCCCAACATCGATGCGCCTGGGATTGCCGCGCTCTACGTACTGAGTGTGCTGTATCTGCCCAATGCGGTTTTAAATGCCCTGGCTATAATCATCGGCTCCGAACTAAATTTCGGTGGCGCTAGCCTGAGCCTGTTTAGCGTCCACACCGTGCCGTTTCCTCCGGTTCCGCTTCTAGGCCTCATCCCGGGGCAGGTCCACGCCTGGGCGCTGGCGCTTATGGCCATAGCCATGGGTGTGGTCCTGTATGTCCTGATTCGCTCGAGAGTCGGAATCTTGCACTCGCTCGTTGCGGGGGTATCCGCGGCCGCTCTAATGGCCGGCGCCGTGTATCTGGGCAGCGGTGACCTTGCCGCCTACGGATATGTAGGCCCAACTTTCCTCAGCGCCGTGGGGCTTGTAGCTATCTGGGTTGCAGTGTTGGGGGTCGCGGCGGCTGCCGTGTTCATGTTCGTGCTGTGGCGCAACGGCGCCGTGCCAAGTGTCGCCGCCGCTGAACGTCGCGCGGAGGAGCAATCCAATGGTAGTGAAGGCCCAGACCTCGACTCGGAAGAGGAGAGCCTCACAGCGTCGGAGAGCCATGAAGCCACTGGCGATGCGGGGGCAACGGTCGATGGGGAATTAGTCGATGAAGAAGCCCCACGCGCAGAGGGCCCACTGCCTGCCGCGGCGGAAGATGGCGATGGTCGAAATCCGGCCGTGCATCGGCCCGGGGAGGAAGACGAGTCAAGGGGTGGCCTAGAAGAGGGGTCAGATACGGACGGACTAGCAGATGAGGACCCAGAGCCTGAACCACAGTCCGCTGACCCGGAGGCGCTAGACGCAGAAACCCCGGACGCAGAGACCCCGGACGCAGAGACCCCGGACGCAGAGACCCCGGACGCAGAAATTCAAGACACGGAGACGCCAGCAGACGAGACGCGGGGTGGGCACCCGGGCTTAGAACTGCCGCAAGAAAAACCGGAGAAGGGCTAA
- the purN gene encoding phosphoribosylglycinamide formyltransferase produces MTHPGDTRTPGKSVVVLVSGTGSLLQAILDNADDSYRVIKVIADIECQGIERAQSAGIDTEVVTLGTDREEWNERLAAAVGEPDVVVSAGFMKILGKAFLAKYEGRTINTHPALLPSFKGAHAVRDALAYGVKVTGSTVHFVDAGVDTGSIIAQRAVEVRPHDDEASLHERIKKVERELIVEVLRAATVQRDGVAPVLSIEL; encoded by the coding sequence ATAACGCACCCGGGGGACACGCGTACCCCAGGCAAGTCCGTGGTTGTGCTCGTATCCGGCACCGGATCTTTGCTGCAGGCTATTCTCGACAATGCGGATGACTCCTACCGGGTTATCAAAGTCATTGCCGATATTGAATGCCAGGGCATCGAGCGCGCTCAGTCCGCAGGCATTGACACTGAGGTCGTAACCCTAGGTACAGACCGGGAAGAATGGAATGAACGTCTGGCCGCCGCTGTAGGCGAGCCAGACGTTGTTGTTTCCGCGGGCTTTATGAAGATCCTAGGTAAGGCGTTCTTGGCCAAATACGAGGGGCGGACCATCAACACGCATCCTGCACTACTGCCTTCGTTTAAAGGGGCCCATGCGGTGCGCGATGCGCTGGCGTACGGCGTAAAGGTCACGGGTTCCACAGTGCACTTCGTCGATGCGGGCGTGGACACCGGTTCAATCATCGCGCAGCGTGCCGTAGAGGTTCGTCCGCATGATGATGAAGCCTCGCTCCACGAGCGCATCAAAAAGGTGGAGCGCGAACTCATCGTTGAGGTGCTGCGCGCCGCCACCGTACAGCGTGACGGTGTGGCACCGGTGCTAAGCATCGAGCTTTAG
- the purH gene encoding bifunctional phosphoribosylaminoimidazolecarboxamide formyltransferase/IMP cyclohydrolase, which yields MSDDRKSIKRALISVYDKTGLEDLARTLDAAGVEIVSTGSTAAKISALGIDVTPVDQLTGFPECLEGRVKTLHPRVHAGILADTRKEDHLDQLSELDIEPFQLVVVNLYPFRETVASGADFDGCVEQIDIGGPSMVRAAAKNHPSVAIVVDPARYGDVATAVGKGGFTLDERRSLARDAFTHTAEYDAAVSAWFVEQLGTSASDECKADQDREVALRYGENPHQAASLIREEGGKGLANATQLNGKEMSYNNYQDADAAWRAAWDHDRPCVAIIKHANPCGIAVSDESIAKAHELAHACDPMSAFGGVIAVNREVTVEMARQVKDIFTEVIVAPSYEDEAIEILKTKKNLRLLVCEPDFSDKEVKLISGGVLVQDADRYQAEGDPAATWTLVSGEAADEKELAELEFAWRAVRSVKSNAILLAHEGATVGVGMGQVNRVDSAKLAVERANTLADGADRARGSVAASDAFFPFADGLQVLADAGVKAVVSPGGSIRDGEVIEAAKAAGITMYFTGTRHFFH from the coding sequence ATGAGTGATGATCGCAAGTCCATCAAGCGAGCGCTGATTAGCGTTTATGACAAGACGGGCCTCGAGGATCTTGCACGTACCCTCGACGCGGCCGGTGTGGAGATTGTGTCCACAGGCTCCACCGCGGCAAAGATTTCTGCCCTTGGCATCGATGTCACCCCGGTTGACCAACTCACGGGTTTCCCGGAATGCCTCGAAGGCCGCGTCAAGACCTTGCACCCACGCGTCCACGCCGGCATCCTTGCCGATACCCGCAAAGAGGATCACCTCGATCAGCTTTCCGAGCTCGACATTGAGCCCTTCCAGCTTGTAGTGGTGAACCTGTACCCATTCCGTGAGACCGTGGCGTCCGGTGCCGACTTCGATGGTTGCGTTGAACAAATCGATATCGGGGGTCCATCCATGGTGCGCGCCGCCGCGAAGAACCACCCATCCGTGGCCATCGTGGTGGATCCCGCGCGTTACGGGGACGTGGCTACCGCCGTTGGGAAAGGCGGCTTTACCCTCGATGAGCGCCGCAGCCTGGCCCGTGATGCGTTTACCCACACCGCCGAGTATGACGCGGCCGTGTCCGCATGGTTCGTGGAGCAGCTGGGTACATCCGCGTCCGATGAATGCAAGGCCGACCAGGACAGAGAAGTTGCCCTGCGTTATGGCGAGAACCCTCACCAGGCGGCGTCCCTTATCCGCGAAGAGGGCGGCAAGGGCCTGGCTAACGCCACGCAGCTAAACGGCAAGGAGATGAGCTACAACAATTATCAGGACGCTGATGCCGCGTGGCGCGCGGCGTGGGATCATGACCGCCCGTGCGTAGCGATTATCAAGCACGCTAATCCTTGCGGCATCGCCGTTTCCGACGAATCCATTGCCAAGGCCCACGAGCTTGCCCATGCCTGCGATCCAATGTCCGCATTCGGCGGGGTGATTGCGGTAAACCGTGAGGTTACCGTCGAGATGGCACGTCAGGTCAAAGACATTTTCACCGAGGTTATCGTGGCCCCTTCTTACGAGGATGAGGCGATTGAGATCCTCAAGACTAAAAAGAACCTTCGCCTGCTGGTATGCGAGCCCGATTTCTCAGACAAGGAAGTCAAGCTTATTTCCGGTGGCGTGCTGGTTCAGGACGCGGACCGTTACCAGGCGGAGGGTGACCCGGCCGCGACCTGGACCCTGGTGAGCGGGGAGGCGGCCGATGAGAAGGAACTGGCTGAACTCGAGTTCGCATGGCGCGCCGTGCGTTCCGTGAAGTCTAACGCCATCCTGCTGGCCCATGAGGGCGCAACGGTGGGCGTGGGTATGGGGCAGGTCAACCGCGTGGATTCCGCGAAGCTTGCGGTTGAGCGCGCCAACACCCTGGCCGACGGCGCCGATCGCGCCCGAGGCTCCGTAGCCGCGTCCGACGCCTTCTTCCCATTCGCTGACGGACTCCAAGTCCTCGCCGACGCCGGGGTGAAGGCAGTGGTATCCCCAGGCGGTTCCATCCGCGACGGTGAGGTCATCGAGGCCGCGAAGGCAGCCGGTATCACCATGTACTTCACTGGTACCCGGCACTTCTTCCACTAG
- a CDS encoding TetR/AcrR family transcriptional regulator → MAGAVGRPRKNSPRRRGSTAREEILDASSELFTTQGFATTSTHQIAEAVGIRQASLYYHFPSKTEIFLTLLNSTIEPSLDLLDQLADSESGPEMRLWALVAAESALLLTPGWNVGRLYQLPVANSEEFSAYHDARNKLEGAFRSLSSEIVGADDPRVELPFYIALSAIEMRDNTGKPPFEVSADHLPSTSVMLADAVLNVLGSELPEDREKETLELIAAKDAAKVAAEKAAKAAAREARRAAKEAATAEAD, encoded by the coding sequence ATGGCTGGTGCAGTAGGTAGGCCGCGCAAGAATAGCCCGCGGCGCCGCGGCAGCACGGCTCGTGAGGAGATCCTCGACGCATCTTCCGAGCTGTTTACCACCCAGGGTTTTGCTACCACCTCAACGCACCAGATTGCGGAGGCGGTAGGTATCCGCCAGGCCTCCTTGTACTACCACTTCCCCTCCAAGACGGAGATCTTCCTCACCCTGCTCAACTCCACCATCGAGCCCTCTCTGGACCTCCTCGATCAGCTCGCCGATTCCGAGTCCGGCCCAGAGATGCGCCTGTGGGCGCTCGTTGCCGCGGAATCCGCGCTCCTGCTGACCCCGGGCTGGAACGTGGGGCGCCTGTACCAGCTGCCGGTGGCCAATTCCGAGGAATTTAGCGCCTACCACGATGCCCGCAACAAGCTTGAGGGCGCTTTCCGCTCCCTGTCGTCCGAGATTGTGGGAGCGGATGATCCGCGCGTCGAGCTACCCTTCTACATCGCCCTCTCCGCCATTGAGATGCGTGATAACACGGGCAAGCCCCCTTTCGAGGTCTCTGCGGATCACCTGCCCTCCACGTCTGTGATGCTGGCCGATGCCGTGCTCAATGTGTTGGGTTCGGAGCTGCCCGAAGACCGGGAGAAGGAGACCTTGGAGCTCATTGCGGCCAAGGACGCCGCCAAGGTCGCGGCGGAAAAGGCGGCCAAGGCCGCCGCCCGTGAGGCCCGCCGCGCGGCTAAAGAAGCCGCCACCGCCGAAGCGGATTAA
- the rpsR gene encoding 30S ribosomal protein S18 has product MKRNNHKKFRMEQTRRPKKNPLKAEGIEKVDYKDTKTLRLFISDRHKIRSRRVTGLTPQQQRQVATAVKNAREMALLPFTTR; this is encoded by the coding sequence ATGAAGCGCAATAACCACAAGAAGTTCCGCATGGAGCAGACCCGCCGCCCAAAGAAGAACCCTTTGAAGGCTGAGGGCATCGAGAAGGTGGACTACAAGGACACCAAGACCCTGCGTCTGTTCATCTCTGACCGCCACAAGATTCGTTCTCGTCGAGTCACCGGTCTGACTCCACAGCAGCAGCGCCAGGTTGCTACCGCTGTGAAGAACGCTCGCGAAATGGCTCTCCTGCCGTTCACCACCCGCTAA